A region of the Streptomyces durocortorensis genome:
GGTCATAGCGGTGCCGGTCGCGAGCACGTCATTGCGGCGCCGGTCGCGGCCAGGCCGTATCCCACGGCCGCGACCAGGCCGTGTCTCACACGGCCAGCGGCACCGCGTGGATCTCGTCGGCCGTGTGGCCCGCGCGCTCGTGGATGCGCTGGACGGCTTCCGCGGAGGGGGCGGTGGACAGGCAGTAGACCGTGCCCGACTCCGGGTCCGCCCAGGCCCGTTCGAAGTGAACGCCCTCTTCCTTCTCGATCGCGGTGTCCGCCGCGTGGGCCTCCTTCAACTGCTCGGATGTGATGCCCTTCATGCCGCGGTGGACATCCATGTACGTTCCCATGACCTGCGCACCTCCGATGGTGGGGTGGTGGCCCCCCTTCCATGCTGCACCTGATGCCGTTCGGCGGCGCGGGCAGAGGCGGGACCGCGTCTCCGCTGCCCGCCGCTGCCGGGCGGGGGCCGGGAAACGCCGCGTCCCCGGAAGCACGGGCTTCCGGGGACGCGGTGTGACCGTGGGCTACCAGGTGAAGGCGGCCGACTGGTTGCTGGTGGCGGTGCAGTAGGAGGTGAAGGTTCCCGCGGGGTTGGTCACGTCGAACTTCACGGACCAGTTGCTCGCGCTCGGCGTGCCCGTGAGCGCCACCGAATCGGTGGTGTCACCGGCGGCCAGGGAACCGGCGGAGAGGGGGAGCGGGCCGAAGGACAGCGGGTCGCCCGTGGTCGCCGCGTCGTGCACGGTGCCCGAGAACTGCACCTCGCTCGTCGCGCCGCCCGAGGTCTTCTGCAGCTTCAGCGTGGTGGTCACGGTGTCGGCCGCGAGCGGGAACTGCGTGCGGATGTCCGTGGAGTCGATCCGCACCGTCTTGCCGCTGCCCGAGTCGGCCGCGGTGAGCGTGATGGTGCCGCTGCCCGCGGCGTCGCAGTTGTACGAGGCGGTCGCCGACGCCGGGGCGACGGCGACCGCCGAACCGGCCAGGGACAGGGACGCTGCGAGCGCGCCGGTGGCGGCGATCGCGGTGAAGGTGAAGCGTCGCGTCGAGAAGCCGTTCATGGGGGTGTGCTCCTTCTTGGCAGGTGTCGTATTCCTGATTCCTGACAGAACGTGCAGGTGCACGAGTGCCGGGCCCGGCGTCGCTGAAGCAGTAGAGCCCGTGATCCTCTGCCGGTGGTTGGCGATCTCTTGGCTGACGCCGCTGAGCTGCAGGGAGTGGGGTGCCGGGGCTGCACGGGGAGGCCGTATAGGTCAGGTATGGGCCACGACGGCAAGGTGGGCCCGACCCTTCCGATCCGGGGAGGTCCATGGACCGAACAGGAGCAGCCTTGTCCGAACGACAGAGCGTCGCCCCCCCGGAGTGGCGCGTCGTGCTCAATGGCGAGGGCCAGTTCTCGATCTGGTGGGCGGAGCGTGAACTGCCCGCGGGCTGGCGGGCCGAGGGGACCAGAGGGTCGCGGGAGCGGTGTCTGGCCCGGGTCCAGCAAGTGTGGACCGATCTCCGTCCGACGGGGCTGCGCCGTCGGACGACGGCGGGGGTGAGCGCGGGGGGCGTCGGTGTCGCGGGTGTCGTCGGGGACCAGGCGCGCCGGGTGCCGGGGGAGGTGGCCGTGCAGGGCGAGGGGTTCGCGCTGTCCTTCGAAGGGCTCGACGCGGCGTCGAACCGCTGGGCCCGGTATCTGAGCTCTCTGGGCGTGGGGCGCGGCACGCTGGTGGGGGTGCTGCTCGGGCGGGGGGCCGAGCTGCACGCGGTCACCCTCGGCGTCTGGAAGGCGGGCGCCGGGTGTCTGCCGCTGGACCCGGACTTCCCGGTGGCCCGGCTGCGCGCGCTGCTCGCCGGCGCGGGGGCCCGGTTCCTCGTCACCGAAGTCGCCCACGGGCCGACGGAGTTCCGGGGGCCGGTCCGGTATGTGGACGACCCCGAGGTCTGCGCCGCCCTCGCCCGGTGCTCCGACGAGCCATTCGCCGGGACGCCCGACCCGGAGGACGTGGCGTATGTGACGCCGGTGGCCGGGACGGCCGGGCGCCCCCTTGCCGTGGCGGTCACCCATCGCGGTCTGGCGCACCATATCGACTGTGTTGTGCGGGAGTTGACCGGATCGGGCGGAGGAGGGACGGCGGTGTTCACCTCGGTGGCCCGGGAGTCGGCGGCGATGGGCCTGTGGGCCCCGCTGTGCGCCGGTCAGCGGGTGCTGTTCGCGCCGCGGGATCTGGACCTGGCGGAGCTGGGGGAGTGGCTCGCGGAAGCCGGTCCGTTCTCCTTCCTCGCGGTGACGAACAGTCAGTGGCAGCTTCTTGTGTGTCAGTTGGGCGACTCCGCGAGCGGGTCGCTCGCCTCCCGGTTCGTGGTCGTGGGCGGGGAGTCGGCGGGTGCGACAGCGCGGCTAGCCGAGCGGCTCGGCCCCGGCCGACTGCGTTCCGTCCAGGGGGCGGCCGAGACGTCGTACGGCCCCCTCCTGCCGCCCGCCCGGTCCTGGGCCGGCGAAGCGCTGCGGGTGCTCGACCAGGCCTGGCTGCCGGTCCCGGACGGTGGGGTGGGTGAGCTGTACGTCGCCGGTCCGGGCGTCGCCCGCGGCTATGCGGGCCGTGCCGCGCTGACGGCCCAGCGGTTCGTCCCCGACCCCTACGGGCCTGCGGGGACACGGATGCACCGCACCGGGGAGCTGGCCCTCCGGACCGCTGCGGGCGAGGTGCGGCTGCTCGGCCGTGCCGACCGGCAGCTGTGGCTGCGCGGTCACCGGGCCGACCCGGCGGAAACCGAGGAGGTGCTGCACGACCACCCGAGCGTCGGCGAGGCCGTCGTCGTCCCGGTAAGGGGGGCCTCGGGAGAGGACGCCCTCGCCGCCTACGTGGTGCCGCGCCCCGGCGCGCAGGGCCTGGACGCGGCGGCGCTGGCGGCCCATTGCGGGCGGCGGCTGCCCCGGCACCTGGTGCCCGGGAGCCTCACCCTCCTCGACGAGATGCCGCGCGACGCCGCCGGGCACGTGGTGCGCGCGGCTCTGCCCGGTGCTCCGGTGGAGAGCCAGGCCGCCTCCCCC
Encoded here:
- a CDS encoding SCO4226 family nickel-binding protein; protein product: MGTYMDVHRGMKGITSEQLKEAHAADTAIEKEEGVHFERAWADPESGTVYCLSTAPSAEAVQRIHERAGHTADEIHAVPLAV
- a CDS encoding AMP-binding protein; this translates as MSERQSVAPPEWRVVLNGEGQFSIWWAERELPAGWRAEGTRGSRERCLARVQQVWTDLRPTGLRRRTTAGVSAGGVGVAGVVGDQARRVPGEVAVQGEGFALSFEGLDAASNRWARYLSSLGVGRGTLVGVLLGRGAELHAVTLGVWKAGAGCLPLDPDFPVARLRALLAGAGARFLVTEVAHGPTEFRGPVRYVDDPEVCAALARCSDEPFAGTPDPEDVAYVTPVAGTAGRPLAVAVTHRGLAHHIDCVVRELTGSGGGGTAVFTSVARESAAMGLWAPLCAGQRVLFAPRDLDLAELGEWLAEAGPFSFLAVTNSQWQLLVCQLGDSASGSLASRFVVVGGESAGATARLAERLGPGRLRSVQGAAETSYGPLLPPARSWAGEALRVLDQAWLPVPDGGVGELYVAGPGVARGYAGRAALTAQRFVPDPYGPAGTRMHRTGELALRTAAGEVRLLGRADRQLWLRGHRADPAETEEVLHDHPSVGEAVVVPVRGASGEDALAAYVVPRPGAQGLDAAALAAHCGRRLPRHLVPGSLTLLDEMPRDAAGHVVRAALPGAPVESQAASPGPRTLPGGRQPGLGLAGLIEEHRVPGACVAVLGGGGRPVAVEAAGTDGEGRRITPRTAFPAGELGLQVAALGALRLVDEGVLPLHAEAGRAGGASVPLGDLLGRRRVEAAMAPLAALLEDATGEAFGPLLRRLVLGPLGMDDSWFGGPSPRTNGRTGARAARAGHDAAGRALDGGHRAADPVELWTTAADLAAVAIEVGRCALGAPLALVGRDTAARLRAPGPRPLHGLAAMLDAHRSGVEFGQTAALAGHYARSVFRPRTGPGLVVLANSRSGDRLSEAVEARLRGIRQMTENPLDRR